DNA from Ignavibacteriales bacterium:
TGGCTAATTAAGGATTTTATATTTTAGGAAATGTTAAGTTATCGGATTAACTACGCAAACAAGATAAATAAAATAATTTGGATTGCAAGCGATTATTTTATCGAGCTGTTTTCCCTTACCCTGCCACTTTTGGGGCCGATTAAGTTAAAACAGTCTGGTTGGGGATTAAACTTATTTATAAGTAATTCTGGTGAGAGCCCAGACTAATCTAGTCTCGCCACAGCATTACTAAGGTTATTGCATCTACAAAATATTTAAATCGAATAGAACATAACTGCGATATTGAAATATTTAAATCCTAAAACTAAAAGTTGCTTGTTTTTAGCACTTCTATAGCTTTATCCAGTACTAGATCATTGTCTTGAATTATATCTTCTAATGTTCTTTGAATTAAAATATCGGGTTGAATACCATTGGTCATATATTCACTACCATCAGGATAAGTAGCTTTAAATGTACTCATATTAAATTCACCACCTCCAGGCAGTGGGAAAGAAAGTTTACCACCAGCACCGCCTGCTGTTGGCTCCCCTATTGTCAAACAATTTTTCCTTTGACTCAACTCTATTACCATATCTTCACCTGAACTATGAGTATAAGGGCCTATCATTAGAACGATGGGTCCATTATATCTCTTACCATTACGGGGTTGGATTTCCAATTCTCTTTTATCCCAGTCTATAGCTGGTTTATTTTGCCACGGTATATATGCAGCTGTATAATGAAAATAATGATTTGTTGGTGCCTTTACTGGCTCATCAATTAAACAGCTGACAATCGGTTGCATTATTGAGTGGGAACCACCCATGTTATATCGTAAGTCAATAACCATTCCTTTGATTGTTGCCATTTCCAATTCATAAATCATTTTTAGAAAATCTTCGCGAACATTTTTATTGTTACTCTCGAAATTTGGCAAGTTTATATATAGTATACTATCAGTTTGTATTCTACTTTCAAAAGTTTTAGCAAACAAATGTTTAATAAAAGTGTAAAAAAATGGTTCACCTTCTCCACCATTTGCATTTCTACTTAATTCAATATTTTTAATTTCACCATTCAGATCACGAACTTTAAGCTTTACCTTTGCTTCTTTTGGACCATATAACAAATAATAGAGTAAAGCTGTATAGTTTGCTTGTTTTGATCCTCTCGAGTGATATTTGAGAACATTATCCTCAAAGTATTTTATCACAGGTATTCCATCATTAACTTCTAAAATTTCAATACCAGGGTAAATTTTTTGTTTTTTAATTTCATCAGTGTTACCTGTTCTCAGTATATAAAACCTATCATTTATTACAACTATTTCAATCTGAGGAATATCATAATCAGGAATAAATCTACCCCAAGGAGGAATAACTTCAGTATGAGAATCACTTAAAAGTGCGGTAAGCTCCATCAGAATTTTATAATAACCTTCTATGTCATTAGCCTCAATTACTTTTGGAATAAAATTTTGAGCAGTACTGTCCCAGTTAATTTCATCAAGTTTAGTCCTGTGAGGGAAACCAAATTTTGTCTGGGCCCATATTGTGAATAATCCTCCTAATTTTTGATCTGGAGTACCCGTCCAATTATTGTTGTTTTGAGAAAATAAGTTTTGTGAGGTTATTAAAAATACAACCAGGTACAAAATTAAATTTTTCATAATTCCATTATCCTTTAACTTGTATTTGAAAAATAGAAAATGACTATTAAAATCTATCATTTGAATATTTTATAATTGAAGTTTATTTGACAAGCGGAGGGAAATAATGATTTGGAGAAGAATAAGAAGATGTTTTTAGCCAAACGATAATTTTTTTTACTACTAAAACATAATCAAAGCATTTGATATCAATTATTCTTTTATTCTCTTTAACGTCCTCCTAAAACAAAAAAAAAACTTTAAAACTATTAAGTTATAAAGCTTTATGTTTTTTCTTATTAGAGGGGACAGTCCGCCGTCGCGGATTAAACCTACAACCTTCTCAAGTCTTTAAAACAAAAAAATCCGGTAAAAACCGGATTCTTTTTTAGTAGCGGGGGCAGGACTTGAACCTACAACCTTCGGGTTATGAGCCCGACGAGCTACCAATTGCTCCACCCCGCGATGTAATTTCTATTTTTTAAGCGATAAACGCTGTTTTCTTTTCAAAATTTCGTGGGCAAATATAGTCAATCAGAAAAGTTTATCCAAATTAACCATCTGTATTGTTAAAACTGGATGCAATCCCATCTAATGCTTGTGAGCTAACGTGAATTTCATTCAATTTTTGTATAAGACTTAAAATTACTTTTCTTTTTTCTTCCACCAAATTTGTCATATACGAACTGACATCTGGCATATTACATTCATCTAAAACGCTTTCGTAAAACCTTACCATTGCTGTTTCTCTGCGCAAAGCTTCATTTAAAGTTGCACAAGTATTTTTACATGCGTGCTGACATTTTATATCTAACTCAGCCATGGCTTTTCCTCAAATAATAATGATTGATTATGCTGATACTTGTTCAGCTAGTTTTGCTAATTCTCTTCCGCGCAATAATGCTTGTTCGTTAAGAGGAATTAAATTATGTCTGCGCGGAGGCAATGCTTTTTTAAGCGCCTCAATAATTGTTTCATTTTTTAAAATTGGACGCTTTTCCAAAAACGCGCCAACCATAAACATATTTGCAACTTGCTTTGCATTTAGTTTATCCGCTTCTTCATTACCGGCAATACATACAATTTCAATATCAGTTCGTTTTGGCGGATGAACAGCGGTTGATTGTTCGTAAATTAAAAGTCCACCCGGTTTAATTGCTTTTTCAAATTTATCTATTGACGGCTGATTGAGAAGAATTGCCGTATCAAACTTCGAGATCATAGGGGAACTGATTCTAGAATCAGAAACTATAGTAATACAATTTGCAGTTCCGCCTCTCATTTCAGGTCCGTAAGATGGCATCCAGCTAACTTCTTTACCTTCTATCATTCCGGCGTAAGCTATTAATCTTCCCATAGAAAGTACGCCCTGCCCGCCAAATCCTGCAAAAATTATTTCGTGTTCTTTTGTCATTATAAAAATCCTTTACTAATTCAGATTTAATTTTTAGGAACTTTCAAATCGCCAAGTGGATACATTGGGAGCATTTGTTCTTCAATGTATTTTATTGTTTCAACTGGTGTCATCTTCCAGCCGGAAGGACAATTAGAAACAACCTCAACAAAACAAGTTCCTTTTTTCTGTTTCTGATATTCAAACGCTTTAATCAATGCTTTCTTAAGTTTTCTTACTCCGCCAGGATTATGCACGATTTGTCTTGTTACATAATATGCGCCCGGCAACAAACAAAGCATATCAGCAATCTTGATGGGGCTACCAACTTGAGCAGCATCTCTTCCGTATGGAGATGTTGAAGTTACCTGTCCAATTAAACTTGTTGGCGCCATTTGTCCGCCGGTCATTCCGTAGATTCCGTTATTAATAAAGAGCATTAAAATATTTTCACCACGATTTACAGTGTGAATTGTTTCTGCAGTACCAATCGCGGCTAAATCACCATCGCCTTGATACGAGAAAACATATTTATCTGGTAACACTCTTTTTACTCCGGTTGCAACTGCACTTGCTCTTCCGTGTGCAGCTTCCTGCATATCAATATTCATATAGTTGTATGCAAATACAGAACATCCAACCGGGGCAATACCGATTGTTTCCTCCTGGATTCCAAGTTCTGCAATAACTTCCATTAGAACTCTATGTACTACACTGTGTCCACAACCGGGACAGTAGTGAAATGGGATATCAGTTAATGTATCAGGTCTGCAATAAACTTGCTCATAATTTTCATCAACCTGAGTTCCTAAATTTTCTTCGTCTTCTAAATATAATTTTTCATTCATTTCAATTTCTCCTATACATTAACTGTGTTTTGTGATTCGTGGACTGATTCTAGCTTATGAAGAATATCTTCAGGAGATAAAATCATTCCGCCCATTCTACCGATAAAATGAACAGGAACTTTTCCTTCAACAGCAAGACGAACATCTTCAACCATTTGTCCTGCGTTCATTTCAACAGTTAACATAAACTCAACTTGATTGGATAATTCTTTTAATCGTGCATAAGGATATGGATAAACTGTTATTGGTCTAAACAATCCAACCTTAATTCCTTTTTCACGTGCAAGATCAACTGTTTTTTGACAAATTCGTGATGACAATCCAAAAGCAACTAGAAGTATTTCAGCATCTTCAGTTTGTATTTCTTCGTATCTCACTTCGCTTTGAATTGCTTCATACTTCTCTTGTAAGCGAAGATTTACTTGTTCCATTTCTTCCGGCTGGATAAACAAAGATGTTATTACATTATGTTCTCTATTTTTTGTTTTTCCTGTTGTAGCCCAAGGTGCTGAAGTTTTAGGAAGTGACCCTTCTTCGGGAAGAATAACTTTTTCCATCATCTGACCAAGCGCACCGTCAGAAAGAATCATAACCGGGTTGCGATATTTTTCAGCTAACTTAAATCCATCAAAAACAAAGTCAGCCATTTCCTGAACAGAAGCCGGAGCTAAAACAATAAGGTGATAATCGCCATGACCGCCTCCCTTTGTGGCCTGAAAATAATCACCTTGTGAAGGTTGGATGGTTCCTAGACCCGGACCACCACGAACAACGTTTGCAACTAAGCATGGTAGTTGTGCTGAAGCAATATATGATAAACCTTCTTGCATTAAACTTATTCCTGGTGATGATGATGAAGTCATCACTCTTGCACCTGCACCTGCAGCACCATAAACCATGTTGATTGAAGCAACTTCACTTTCTGCTTGAAGGACAACGGTTTTGATTTCTTTTCTGATAGGTACTTCACGTGTAAGATACTCAATCACTTCAGATTGAGGTGTTATTGGGTAACCAAAATAAGCATCAATGTCTGCACGAATTGCAGCTTCGGCTAGCGCTTCGTTACCTTTCATCAAGCGGGCTTCACCCGATTTTTTTTCTTTATTTTCCATAAAAACCTTTTTGTAATTAATTAAACTTAAGCCTGAACTTTTTTAGCAGGCTTTGGTTCCCGGTAAACTGTAATCGCAGCTTCCGGACATACAAGGGCGCAATTTACACAGCCTGTGCATTTATCATTAATTAGTTCAACAAAACGATATCCTTTATCGTTAAAATTTTCTGATAATGCTAAACCTTCCTGAGGACACGCAATAATGCAAAGCTCGCAGCCTTTACAAATTTTGCCGTCAATTACTACTGTTCCTTTTATCATTTCTGTCTCTTTCGGATATTGGAATGCTTTTAATTATAGCCAAAATCTCAATCTTAATGCCATATGATAAACGAGGTTATAGCACTTAAAAGCAATTAAATATAGGTTAATTATCAGATTTAGGAAGCAGTAAAGATTGGCGATTCCTATTTGTGAGAAGGATTGTTGATAGTAAGCAATTATTGAAGAATTTAGAATGATTCAGTTGTCAAGGACCATTCCGTGACAACAATTTCTTAACCCCAATTTAAGTCACGGTACGACCGTGATTCCCAAAGAAAGAAAAAATAGCTTTCATATTTTGTAGCCAACTGTTAATGTCAGTGTAGATAAAGTTGTATTCGTGTAAACCTGAACTAATCCTGTGGTATATCGAACGTTGAAAAGAATATCATCATAATAAATCCCTAATCCACCAACCAAACTGTAGTCTATAAATGAAGTTGGGATTTCTCCTAAGTTTGGTACAAAAAAGAAATTAGTTTCATTACGTGAGTAATTAGGATTTGAATGTTCCAAAGTTTTTGTACCATAAAGTACTAAAAGTGAAAAAGCACCGCCAACATCCATTTCAAGTTTAACTCTGTCTGTCAAAGCATAATGAAATTTTACCAGATGTGGCAATTCTATATAATAAAAAAATTTCTTAACATCACTCGTATCAGTTATTTCAGATGGTGTTACTTCAGAGTAAGTAATAAAGTCTTTAAGTAAGCTTCCTTTTGCAGAAATACATATTTCATATCCAAGAGAAAAATATGATTCTCCGTTTGATTTTCCGTTTAAATTCCAATCATTAAAATATCCTAAATACGGACCAAAAATTGATTCATGATTTGACCCATTAAAAGTGGTTTCATTTATTATATAATCTGAGATATT
Protein-coding regions in this window:
- a CDS encoding 2-oxoacid:acceptor oxidoreductase family protein — its product is MTKEHEIIFAGFGGQGVLSMGRLIAYAGMIEGKEVSWMPSYGPEMRGGTANCITIVSDSRISSPMISKFDTAILLNQPSIDKFEKAIKPGGLLIYEQSTAVHPPKRTDIEIVCIAGNEEADKLNAKQVANMFMVGAFLEKRPILKNETIIEALKKALPPRRHNLIPLNEQALLRGRELAKLAEQVSA
- a CDS encoding 2-oxoglutarate oxidoreductase produces the protein MNEKLYLEDEENLGTQVDENYEQVYCRPDTLTDIPFHYCPGCGHSVVHRVLMEVIAELGIQEETIGIAPVGCSVFAYNYMNIDMQEAAHGRASAVATGVKRVLPDKYVFSYQGDGDLAAIGTAETIHTVNRGENILMLFINNGIYGMTGGQMAPTSLIGQVTSTSPYGRDAAQVGSPIKIADMLCLLPGAYYVTRQIVHNPGGVRKLKKALIKAFEYQKQKKGTCFVEVVSNCPSGWKMTPVETIKYIEEQMLPMYPLGDLKVPKN
- a CDS encoding 3-methyl-2-oxobutanoate dehydrogenase subunit VorB; protein product: MENKEKKSGEARLMKGNEALAEAAIRADIDAYFGYPITPQSEVIEYLTREVPIRKEIKTVVLQAESEVASINMVYGAAGAGARVMTSSSSPGISLMQEGLSYIASAQLPCLVANVVRGGPGLGTIQPSQGDYFQATKGGGHGDYHLIVLAPASVQEMADFVFDGFKLAEKYRNPVMILSDGALGQMMEKVILPEEGSLPKTSAPWATTGKTKNREHNVITSLFIQPEEMEQVNLRLQEKYEAIQSEVRYEEIQTEDAEILLVAFGLSSRICQKTVDLAREKGIKVGLFRPITVYPYPYARLKELSNQVEFMLTVEMNAGQMVEDVRLAVEGKVPVHFIGRMGGMILSPEDILHKLESVHESQNTVNV
- a CDS encoding ferredoxin family protein, which translates into the protein MIKGTVVIDGKICKGCELCIIACPQEGLALSENFNDKGYRFVELINDKCTGCVNCALVCPEAAITVYREPKPAKKVQA